From a region of the Cyclopterus lumpus isolate fCycLum1 chromosome 5, fCycLum1.pri, whole genome shotgun sequence genome:
- the fmoda gene encoding fibromodulin a, translating into MCVVVVFLLSALLPLSCSHERDPFAWLYGPHSLRFGSLQADTTGGECPDECDCPPSFPVAMYCDGRGLTAMPTIPSRMKYLYLQNNAITAVPDSALVNATNLVWLMMHYNQLTSDAIGKKAFQQLNGLERLYLQHNNLTAFPSNLPRTLQDLRINHNKIEKVTPADLEGMDNLTILYLHDNAVTDMGTSLKALKSLTLLEISGNKLTKVPEALPEHLHQLYLEFNSIDSLPEGFLGQFTQLQYIRIAHNQLTDKGIPANTFNVTGLVELDLSFNKLERIPPVSTTLQHLYLQANQIKEFTLGSFCSVVDVTNFSKLRTLRLDGNEISRQDIPTESTRCLRLTSSIEV; encoded by the exons atgtgtgtggtggttgtcttcctcttgtctgcCCTGCTGCCACTCTCTTGCTCCCATGAACGGGACCCATTCGCCTGGCTGTACGGCCCGCATAGCCTAAGATTTGGCTCCCTGCAGGCAGACACTACAGGAGGGGAATGTCCAGATGAGTGTGACTGCCCGCCCTCCTTCCCAGTCGCCATGTACTGTGATGGGCGGGGCCTCACAGCCATGCCAACCATCCCTTCCCGCATGAAATACTTGTACCTCCAAAACAATGCCATCACAGCTGTGCCCGACTCAGCTCTAGTAAATGCAACCAATCTGGTGTGGCTCATGATGCACTACAACCAACTGACATCTGACGCCATTGGCAAGAAG GCATTTCAACAGTTGAATGGACTAGAACGTTTATATCTGCAACACAACAATTTGACTGCCTTTCCTTCAAATCTCCCTCGTACCCTGCAAGACCTGAGAATCAACCACAACAAGATTGAAAAG GTAACACCTGCAGACCTGGAGGGAATGGATAACCTCACTATTCTGTATCTCCATGACAACGCTGTCACAGACATGGGCACGTCACTGAAGGCACTCAAATCCCTCACATTGCTGGAGATCAGTGGTAACAAGTTGACAAAG GTCCCAGAGGCACTCCCCGAACATCTGCACCAGCTCTACCTGGAATTCAACTCCATTGATTCTCTACCAGAGGGTTTCCTGGGCCAGTTCACTCAGCTGCAGTACATCAGGATCGCTCACAATCAGCTAACAGACAAGGGTATCCCTGCCAACACCTTCAATGTGACTGGGCTGGTGGAGCTGGACCTGAGCTTCAATAAACTGGAGCGAATCCCTCCAGTGAGCACCACACTACAGCATCTCTATCTGCAAGCCAACCAGATCAAAG AGTTCACTCTGGGTAGTTTCTGCAGCGTTGTGGATGTGACCAACTTCTCCAAGCTACGGACACTGCGACTGGATGGAAATGAGATCAGTCGCCAGGACATCCCAACTGAGTCAACCCGATGCTTGCGCCTGACTTCCAGCATTGAGGTCTAA